Proteins found in one Candidatus Amarolinea dominans genomic segment:
- a CDS encoding ABC-F family ATP-binding cassette domain-containing protein, whose protein sequence is MSVLVAQGLSKSFGALDVFAAVDCRVEHGDRIGLVGPNGEGKTTLLRMLAGLESLSAGQIAFKRGLRIGYLPQDPPPAGALSLWDDAIQVFAELRSQQAQLAALEGALAATQDGEEHDRLLASYGELQLAFDVGGGYTYELRTQQVLTGLGFSAEEYGKPLAVLSGGQRTRALLARLILEQPDLLLLDEPTNHLDLDAVEWLEQTLLEWPGSMVVVAHDRYFLDKVVTRIWEMALGRLDAYRGNYSQFVQQRADRLAARRKEWEAQQEFIAETEAFIRRYKAGQRSKEARGRLTRLDRFKRDELIERPLELKTMSLGLTTDVRSGDIVLRTKNLVVGYVDTPSGGNGTDARHGDALRAGQATAAAWRREHLLVSVPDLEIRRGQCVALIGPNGSGKTTLVKTILEQVKPLRGSARLGASVITGYLAQASAGLNPNQTVLAAILEVENLPLAQARNFLGRFLFAGDDVFKPISVLSGGQRSRVALARLTLQGANFLLLDEPTNHLDVASQEILQDVLDRFPGTVLLVSHDRYLVDALADEVWALRAGELFIYKGGYQGYLRQREIEKAEATGQRREETPADTTQDRERMKEDRRQRKAAAARVAQATDLEAQIHAREADLAEVERRLDQASSAADVQRITDLAAEHQAVQVDIESLMAAWAELV, encoded by the coding sequence ATGTCGGTTTTGGTGGCCCAGGGACTCAGTAAATCATTTGGCGCGCTCGATGTGTTCGCCGCGGTGGATTGCCGCGTGGAGCACGGCGACCGCATTGGCCTGGTCGGCCCCAACGGCGAGGGTAAGACGACGCTGCTGCGCATGCTGGCCGGGCTGGAATCGCTCAGCGCCGGGCAGATTGCGTTCAAGCGCGGGCTGCGCATCGGCTATTTGCCCCAGGACCCGCCACCGGCCGGGGCGCTCTCGCTGTGGGATGATGCCATCCAGGTCTTCGCTGAACTGCGCTCTCAGCAGGCGCAGCTGGCGGCGCTGGAAGGCGCGCTGGCCGCCACGCAGGACGGGGAAGAGCACGACCGCCTGTTGGCCAGCTATGGTGAGCTGCAACTGGCCTTCGATGTCGGCGGCGGCTATACCTATGAACTGCGCACGCAGCAGGTGCTGACCGGCCTGGGCTTCAGCGCCGAGGAGTATGGTAAGCCGCTGGCGGTGCTCAGCGGGGGTCAACGCACCCGCGCCCTGCTCGCCCGCCTGATCCTGGAGCAGCCCGACCTGCTTCTGCTCGATGAGCCGACCAATCACCTCGATCTGGACGCCGTCGAGTGGCTGGAACAGACCCTGCTCGAATGGCCGGGCAGCATGGTGGTGGTGGCGCACGATCGCTATTTTCTGGACAAGGTCGTCACGCGCATCTGGGAGATGGCGCTCGGCCGCCTGGACGCCTACCGGGGCAACTATTCGCAGTTTGTGCAGCAGCGCGCTGACCGCCTGGCCGCGCGGCGCAAGGAGTGGGAAGCCCAGCAGGAATTCATCGCGGAGACCGAGGCCTTCATCCGTCGCTACAAGGCCGGTCAACGCTCCAAAGAGGCCCGCGGCCGCCTGACGCGTCTCGATCGTTTCAAGCGCGATGAACTGATCGAGCGGCCGCTGGAACTGAAGACGATGAGCCTGGGGCTGACCACCGATGTGCGCAGCGGCGACATCGTCCTGCGCACCAAGAACCTGGTCGTTGGCTATGTGGACACACCGTCCGGCGGCAACGGCACGGATGCGCGCCACGGTGATGCCTTGCGCGCCGGCCAGGCGACTGCAGCCGCCTGGCGCCGTGAGCATCTTCTGGTTAGCGTGCCCGATCTGGAAATCCGCCGCGGGCAGTGCGTGGCCTTGATCGGCCCCAACGGCTCCGGCAAGACGACGCTGGTCAAGACGATCCTGGAGCAGGTCAAGCCGCTGCGTGGATCGGCGCGCCTGGGCGCCAGCGTCATCACCGGCTATCTGGCGCAAGCCAGCGCGGGGTTGAATCCCAACCAGACGGTGCTCGCTGCCATCCTGGAGGTAGAAAATCTGCCATTGGCGCAGGCGCGCAATTTCCTGGGGCGATTCCTCTTCGCTGGCGATGACGTGTTCAAGCCGATCAGCGTGCTCAGCGGCGGTCAGCGCAGCCGGGTGGCGCTGGCCCGCCTGACGCTGCAGGGCGCCAATTTCCTGCTGCTGGACGAGCCGACCAATCATCTCGATGTGGCCTCGCAGGAGATTTTGCAGGATGTGCTCGACCGTTTCCCGGGCACGGTGCTGCTGGTGTCGCACGACCGCTACCTGGTGGACGCGCTGGCCGATGAGGTGTGGGCGCTGCGTGCAGGCGAGCTTTTCATCTACAAGGGCGGCTACCAGGGCTATTTGCGCCAGCGCGAGATCGAAAAGGCGGAGGCGACCGGTCAACGCCGTGAAGAAACGCCCGCCGACACGACCCAGGACCGTGAGCGCATGAAGGAAGATCGCCGTCAGCGCAAGGCCGCGGCGGCTCGCGTCGCGCAGGCTACCGATCTGGAGGCGCAAATTCACGCACGCGAGGCGGACCTGGCGGAGGTCGAGCGTCGCCTGGACCAGGCCAGCAGCGCGGCCGATGTGCAACGCATCACCGACCTGGCGGCTGAACATCAGGCCGTGCAGGTGGACATCGAATCGCTGATGGCCGCCTGGGCAGAGTTGGTTTGA
- a CDS encoding DUF86 domain-containing protein produces the protein MFRDNLVRLRHMADAAREAIAFAEHRRREDLDHDRMLALSLVKCIEIVGEAASQVSDDFCREHPEIPWRHIVGMRHRLIHAYYSVDMDRVWDTITDDLPPLLAALESMIESLIPPPTVKTND, from the coding sequence ATGTTCAGGGATAACCTGGTTCGCCTACGTCATATGGCTGATGCTGCGCGCGAAGCGATTGCGTTTGCAGAGCATCGGCGCCGTGAAGATCTTGATCATGACCGCATGTTGGCTCTGTCGCTCGTCAAATGCATCGAAATCGTCGGCGAAGCGGCCTCGCAGGTCAGCGATGATTTTTGTCGTGAACATCCTGAGATTCCGTGGAGACATATTGTGGGCATGCGTCATCGGTTGATTCACGCCTACTATAGCGTTGACATGGATCGCGTTTGGGATACGATCACTGATGACCTGCCGCCTTTGCTGGCGGCATTGGAAAGCATGATCGAATCGCTTATTCCTCCACCCACTGTCAAAACGAATGACTGA
- the msrA gene encoding peptide-methionine (S)-S-oxide reductase MsrA: MNTPSIQASREVATLGGGCFWCVEAVFDEVTGVTDVVSGYAGGAVKNPTYEQVCSGRTGHAEVVQVTFDPAIISLREILEIFFTIHDPTTLNRQGNDVGTQYRSVIFYHSPEQQAVAQQVIREFNAAGIWDRPLVTEVTPAPTFYAAEDYHQEYFARNPTQGYCRAVVAPKVTKFRQKYAHRLKGS, translated from the coding sequence ATGAATACACCATCTATCCAGGCCAGCCGTGAGGTCGCCACGTTGGGCGGCGGCTGCTTCTGGTGTGTAGAGGCCGTCTTCGATGAAGTCACCGGCGTGACCGACGTCGTGTCCGGTTATGCCGGCGGCGCGGTCAAGAATCCAACCTACGAGCAGGTGTGCAGCGGCCGCACCGGGCACGCGGAAGTCGTACAGGTGACGTTCGATCCGGCCATCATCAGTTTGCGTGAGATTCTGGAGATCTTCTTCACGATCCACGACCCAACTACGCTCAACCGCCAGGGCAACGATGTCGGCACGCAGTACCGTTCTGTGATCTTCTATCACAGCCCGGAGCAGCAAGCGGTCGCGCAGCAGGTCATCCGTGAGTTCAACGCGGCCGGGATATGGGATCGCCCGCTGGTGACCGAGGTCACGCCCGCGCCGACGTTCTACGCGGCTGAGGATTATCACCAGGAGTACTTCGCCCGCAACCCCACCCAGGGCTACTGCCGGGCCGTCGTTGCGCCCAAGGTGACGAAGTTCCGCCAGAAGTACGCGCATCGGCTGAAGGGAAGCTGA
- a CDS encoding nucleotidyltransferase domain-containing protein — protein MQAIRALAEHIVEQFQPEEIVLFGSYAYGTPKPESDVDLLIVMNTALRSREQRLQISRALSPRPFALDIIVRTPEEVEERVALGDPFLSEITKRGKVMYARDRN, from the coding sequence ATGCAGGCGATTCGTGCGCTGGCAGAGCACATTGTCGAACAGTTTCAGCCTGAGGAAATTGTGCTTTTCGGCTCCTATGCCTACGGCACACCTAAGCCAGAAAGTGACGTTGACCTGCTGATCGTCATGAATACGGCGCTGCGCTCGCGCGAACAACGGCTGCAGATCTCACGTGCGCTTTCACCGCGCCCCTTCGCGCTGGACATCATTGTGCGTACACCGGAGGAAGTCGAAGAACGCGTTGCCTTGGGCGATCCATTTCTCTCTGAGATTACGAAGCGAGGCAAGGTAATGTATGCACGAGATCGTAACTGA
- a CDS encoding nucleotidyltransferase family protein — translation MERIHLPTEKIRQFCCNNHIRRLSLFGSALRSEMGPNSDIDLLVEFEPGYRIGLIRLAGLELELSALLGRKVDLRTPADLSIYFRDQVLKEAEPQYVQG, via the coding sequence ATGGAACGAATTCACTTGCCGACTGAGAAGATCAGGCAATTTTGTTGTAATAACCATATCCGGAGGCTATCGCTGTTTGGTTCGGCCTTGCGTAGTGAAATGGGACCGAATAGCGACATAGACTTACTCGTGGAGTTCGAGCCAGGCTATCGGATTGGGCTGATTCGGTTAGCCGGACTTGAGCTTGAACTCAGCGCATTGCTCGGTCGCAAGGTTGATCTGCGTACACCTGCCGATCTCAGTATCTACTTTCGTGACCAAGTTCTGAAAGAGGCGGAACCGCAGTATGTTCAGGGATAA
- a CDS encoding TIGR03987 family protein, giving the protein MPAPVLLSTVFITLALIFYSIGVWSERIAGRLKAWHLAFFWLGLVCDTVGTAMMLEMAGGLTFGVHGVTGVTAILLMVVHAIWATVVLIRVDEAAIRNFHKFSVAVWVIWLIPYLSGALFGMTA; this is encoded by the coding sequence ATGCCCGCTCCAGTGCTCCTCTCTACTGTTTTTATCACCCTGGCCCTGATTTTCTACTCCATCGGCGTGTGGAGCGAACGGATCGCCGGGCGGCTGAAGGCCTGGCACCTGGCTTTCTTCTGGCTCGGTCTGGTATGCGACACCGTGGGCACCGCCATGATGCTGGAGATGGCCGGCGGGCTGACCTTCGGCGTCCACGGCGTCACCGGCGTGACCGCCATCCTCCTGATGGTCGTCCACGCGATCTGGGCGACGGTCGTGCTGATCCGGGTGGACGAGGCCGCGATTCGCAACTTCCATAAGTTCAGCGTCGCGGTGTGGGTGATCTGGTTGATTCCCTACCTCTCCGGCGCTCTGTTTGGGATGACAGCATAA
- a CDS encoding penicillin acylase family protein, giving the protein MSPQRPFIGRVLAGGLTWLGRRRLAQTSGTLSLPGLTASVEIIRDRWGVPHIYAANDHDVFFAQGFVHAQDRLWQMELNRRLATGRLSEMLGDLALDTDRATRTFGFERLGRADWELLPAEDRQRIEAYCAGINAWLDSPAGKRCRPLEFTLLRHRPQPWRVEDTLAFSRVMNWQMSHAWYGEVIRAQLIAALGPERAAELEISDAADNPAVLPAGIEFNALAGAALAGAHDPFLKRRMGSNAWAISGSRSASGHPILCNDMHLQLTVPGIWHQVHLEAGDLRVTGVSVPGLPGVVAGHNAHIAWGITLAFTDCEDLFVEKFDPDQPRRYEFKGQWLDAEVIRETIQVKGRREPHVEEVLVTRHGPVISDVIGQPGQRLAVSSMALRPCPALHGWFALNRARNWDEFVEAMRPIEAPQLNFAYADVDGNIGYWVTGKVPIRARGQGVVPAPGWTGEDEWIGEVPFEEMPHALNPAAGYLVHCNNRIAPDDYPHYLGNAWMNGYRARRLADLLVSNDRVTAADCRAMQMDVTCLPGLEFVRLLAEVFPQANRGGEAGDVARALDLLTAWDGRLSADSVGGSLYEVTRTALVRALFAPIMGESLTTRWRGQGFHPVLMCTHEFYGHDTVVLLRMLRDPDSWWVGQAGGREALLRRGLTEAVAWLTAELGPEPQGWQWGRLHHIALPHALGVQKPLDLVFNRGPLPIGGDTDTPLQTATLPGAAFANDAWAPSMRHIIDMGDLEGAVAVLPVGQSGHLGSPHYDDLLELWSRGEYHPMLWSRAQVEKHAEAKLTLARGG; this is encoded by the coding sequence ATGTCTCCGCAACGTCCATTCATCGGCCGCGTCCTGGCCGGCGGCCTGACCTGGCTGGGCCGGCGCCGGCTGGCTCAAACCAGCGGGACGCTCAGCCTGCCCGGCCTGACCGCGTCAGTCGAAATCATCCGCGACCGTTGGGGTGTGCCGCACATCTACGCGGCCAACGACCATGATGTCTTCTTTGCGCAGGGGTTCGTCCATGCGCAGGACCGCCTGTGGCAGATGGAGCTGAACCGCCGCCTGGCGACCGGACGCCTGAGCGAGATGCTCGGCGACCTGGCCCTCGACACCGATCGCGCCACGCGCACCTTTGGCTTCGAGCGGCTGGGGCGCGCCGACTGGGAGTTGTTGCCCGCAGAGGACCGCCAGCGCATCGAAGCCTACTGCGCGGGCATCAACGCCTGGCTGGACAGCCCGGCCGGCAAACGCTGCCGGCCCCTCGAATTCACCCTGCTGCGCCACCGCCCGCAACCGTGGCGCGTGGAGGACACTCTGGCCTTCAGCCGCGTGATGAATTGGCAGATGTCGCATGCCTGGTACGGCGAGGTGATCCGCGCTCAGTTGATTGCCGCGCTCGGCCCGGAGCGCGCCGCAGAGCTGGAAATTTCCGACGCGGCCGACAACCCGGCGGTGCTGCCGGCCGGCATCGAGTTCAACGCCCTGGCCGGCGCAGCGCTGGCGGGAGCGCACGATCCTTTCCTCAAACGGCGCATGGGCAGCAACGCATGGGCCATTTCCGGCAGCCGGAGCGCCTCCGGCCATCCCATTCTGTGCAACGACATGCACCTGCAGCTCACCGTGCCCGGCATCTGGCACCAGGTACACCTGGAGGCCGGCGATCTGCGGGTCACTGGGGTTTCTGTGCCAGGGCTGCCGGGCGTCGTGGCCGGACACAACGCCCACATCGCCTGGGGCATCACGCTGGCCTTCACCGACTGCGAAGACCTGTTCGTGGAGAAATTCGACCCGGATCAGCCCCGGCGTTACGAATTCAAGGGCCAGTGGTTGGACGCGGAGGTCATTCGAGAGACGATCCAGGTGAAGGGGCGCAGGGAGCCGCACGTCGAGGAGGTCCTCGTCACGCGCCACGGCCCGGTCATCTCGGATGTGATCGGGCAGCCGGGCCAGCGGCTGGCGGTCAGCTCGATGGCGCTGCGCCCCTGTCCGGCGCTGCACGGCTGGTTTGCGCTGAACCGGGCGCGCAACTGGGATGAATTCGTCGAGGCCATGCGCCCGATCGAGGCGCCGCAGCTCAATTTTGCCTACGCGGACGTGGATGGCAACATCGGCTATTGGGTCACCGGCAAGGTGCCGATCCGCGCCAGGGGGCAGGGCGTCGTGCCCGCGCCGGGCTGGACCGGCGAAGACGAATGGATTGGCGAGGTGCCGTTCGAGGAGATGCCGCACGCGCTCAACCCGGCGGCCGGCTACCTGGTGCATTGCAACAACCGCATCGCGCCTGACGATTATCCCCACTACCTGGGCAACGCCTGGATGAACGGCTACCGCGCCCGACGCCTGGCCGATCTGCTGGTGAGCAACGACAGAGTGACAGCCGCGGACTGCCGCGCCATGCAGATGGACGTCACCTGCCTGCCGGGGCTTGAGTTCGTGCGCCTGCTGGCCGAGGTTTTCCCGCAGGCGAACCGCGGCGGCGAGGCGGGCGACGTGGCGCGGGCGCTCGATCTGCTGACCGCCTGGGACGGCCGGCTGAGCGCCGACTCGGTCGGCGGCAGTCTCTACGAGGTGACGCGCACCGCGCTGGTGCGCGCCCTGTTCGCGCCCATCATGGGCGAATCGCTGACCACGCGTTGGCGCGGCCAGGGCTTCCATCCGGTCCTGATGTGTACGCATGAGTTCTACGGACACGACACCGTGGTGTTGCTGCGCATGTTGCGCGATCCTGACTCGTGGTGGGTGGGGCAGGCCGGCGGCCGCGAGGCGCTGCTGCGCCGTGGCCTGACCGAGGCGGTGGCGTGGCTGACCGCGGAGCTTGGCCCGGAACCGCAGGGCTGGCAGTGGGGGCGTCTGCATCACATCGCGCTCCCGCACGCGCTGGGCGTGCAGAAACCACTCGACCTGGTCTTCAACCGCGGCCCGCTGCCGATTGGCGGCGACACCGACACCCCGCTGCAAACCGCCACCCTGCCCGGCGCAGCCTTCGCGAACGATGCGTGGGCGCCCTCGATGCGTCACATCATAGACATGGGCGACCTGGAGGGCGCAGTGGCGGTGCTGCCGGTCGGCCAATCGGGCCATCTCGGCAGTCCGCATTACGACGATCTGCTCGAACTGTGGAGCCGGGGCGAGTATCACCCCATGCTGTGGTCGCGCGCCCAGGTGGAGAAGCACGCCGAGGCGAAGCTGACACTGGCGCGCGGCGGCTGA
- a CDS encoding dephospho-CoA kinase — MIRKVIGLTGNIGVGKSTVLAMLRALGADVIDADQVAHAVMRPGEAAYEGIVAAFGADILAPDGAIDRVQLGARVFRDAEALQRLEAIVHPAVFVRTKQRLTASQAPVVVIEAIKLLEAGLSVTLCDAVWVVTATREQQVERLMRTRSLSRAEAELRIDAQPPQEDKIKRADVVIDNRGALAETGAQVEAAWQALIYCRRRNLSA, encoded by the coding sequence GTGATCAGAAAAGTCATCGGTTTGACGGGTAACATCGGTGTTGGCAAGAGCACCGTCCTGGCGATGCTGCGTGCCCTGGGCGCGGACGTGATTGACGCCGACCAGGTGGCGCACGCGGTGATGCGACCCGGCGAGGCAGCATATGAAGGCATCGTGGCCGCGTTCGGCGCTGACATCCTGGCGCCTGATGGGGCGATTGATCGGGTCCAGCTCGGCGCGCGGGTCTTTCGGGACGCGGAGGCGCTGCAACGCCTGGAAGCGATCGTGCATCCGGCCGTGTTTGTGCGCACGAAGCAGCGCTTGACGGCCAGCCAGGCGCCGGTGGTGGTCATCGAGGCGATCAAACTGCTGGAAGCGGGGCTGAGTGTCACCCTGTGCGACGCCGTGTGGGTGGTGACGGCCACGCGTGAGCAGCAGGTGGAGCGCCTCATGCGCACGCGCAGCCTCAGCCGCGCCGAGGCTGAGCTGCGCATAGATGCCCAGCCGCCGCAAGAGGACAAGATCAAGCGCGCCGATGTGGTGATTGACAACCGCGGCGCGTTGGCGGAAACCGGCGCGCAGGTCGAAGCGGCCTGGCAGGCGTTGATATACTGCAGACGACGAAATCTTTCCGCCTAG
- a CDS encoding ATP-binding cassette domain-containing protein — MALLNVRDVSIGFGGALVLERISLQIERGERVGLLGRNGVGKSTLLKMMAGQLEPDEGTIARQQGLRVAYLTQETPQGLTGAVDAVVAGGLDAAAAGDDDGLWRRRLQMDTIISRMQLDPAADFELLSAGLKRRVLLARGLVRDPDIVLLDEPTNHLDIDAIAWLEDFLLRYGGTLVFVTHDRIFLQKLALRIIEIDRGRLVDWPCDYATFTARKQAILKAEAAQEMQFDKKLAQEEAWIRQGIEARRTRNEGRIRALEQLRGQRRERRAQPGALRMQLQEVERSGRLVIRAENASFGYGNRTLVRDLSITIMRGDKVGIIGPNGAGKTTLLRLLLGELPPQSGTVRHGTNLEIAYFDQLRAQLDENRTVLDNVADGREFINVNGRPRHVIGYLEDFLFSRERARVVVNVLSGGERNRLLLARLFARPANVLVMDEPTNDLDLETLEILEDLLLEYEGTVLLVSHDRELLNNVVTSTLALDGAGRVGEYAGGYDDWVRQRASPAPAEKTASRPVSPPPTAEPRARPERARGLTYREQREMEALPGRIEALEAEQSQLVQVMAAPAIYQGGGDAVVQTTARLAALEQELAEAYARWEALDG; from the coding sequence ATGGCCTTGTTGAATGTGCGGGACGTGAGCATCGGGTTTGGCGGCGCGCTCGTCCTGGAACGCATCAGTCTGCAGATCGAGCGCGGCGAACGGGTGGGGCTGCTCGGCCGTAACGGTGTGGGCAAATCTACCCTGCTCAAGATGATGGCCGGCCAGCTCGAGCCGGATGAAGGAACCATCGCCCGCCAACAGGGGCTGCGGGTGGCCTACCTGACCCAGGAGACGCCCCAGGGGCTGACGGGCGCCGTGGATGCTGTCGTGGCGGGCGGACTGGACGCAGCGGCAGCCGGCGATGACGATGGGTTGTGGCGACGGCGGCTGCAGATGGATACGATCATCTCGCGCATGCAACTCGATCCCGCCGCCGATTTCGAGCTGCTCTCTGCCGGGCTGAAGCGGCGGGTGCTCCTGGCCCGCGGTCTGGTCCGTGACCCCGATATCGTCCTCCTCGACGAGCCAACCAACCATCTGGACATTGACGCCATCGCCTGGCTGGAAGATTTTCTGCTGCGCTATGGCGGCACCCTCGTCTTTGTCACTCACGACCGCATTTTCCTGCAGAAACTCGCCCTCCGCATCATCGAGATTGACCGTGGGCGTCTCGTGGATTGGCCGTGTGACTACGCCACCTTCACCGCGCGCAAGCAGGCGATCCTGAAGGCCGAAGCGGCCCAGGAGATGCAGTTCGACAAGAAGCTGGCCCAGGAAGAGGCGTGGATCCGGCAGGGGATCGAGGCCCGGCGGACGCGCAACGAGGGGCGGATACGCGCCCTGGAGCAGTTGCGCGGGCAGCGTCGGGAACGTCGCGCACAGCCCGGCGCCCTGCGCATGCAGCTCCAGGAGGTTGAGCGTTCGGGCCGGCTGGTGATCCGCGCCGAAAACGCCAGCTTCGGCTATGGCAATCGGACGCTCGTGCGAGACCTCTCCATCACCATCATGCGCGGCGACAAGGTGGGCATCATCGGCCCCAACGGCGCCGGCAAGACGACGTTGTTACGGCTGCTGTTGGGCGAGCTGCCGCCGCAGTCGGGCACGGTGCGCCACGGGACGAACCTGGAGATCGCCTATTTCGACCAATTGCGCGCCCAGCTCGATGAAAATCGGACGGTGCTGGACAACGTGGCCGACGGCCGGGAGTTCATCAACGTCAACGGTCGCCCCCGCCACGTGATAGGCTACTTGGAAGACTTCCTCTTCTCCAGGGAACGGGCGCGGGTTGTCGTGAACGTCCTATCCGGCGGCGAGCGCAACCGGCTCTTGCTGGCGCGTCTCTTTGCGCGGCCGGCCAACGTGCTGGTCATGGATGAACCCACCAACGACCTGGACCTGGAGACCCTGGAAATTCTGGAAGACCTGCTGCTGGAATACGAGGGGACCGTGCTGCTCGTCAGCCACGACCGGGAACTGCTCAACAACGTGGTCACGAGCACGCTGGCCCTCGATGGCGCCGGGCGAGTCGGCGAATACGCGGGCGGCTATGACGACTGGGTGCGCCAGCGCGCCTCCCCCGCTCCGGCCGAAAAAACTGCATCCCGGCCGGTTTCGCCGCCGCCGACCGCGGAGCCGCGGGCCAGACCCGAACGTGCGCGCGGGCTGACCTATCGGGAGCAGCGGGAGATGGAAGCCCTGCCCGGCCGCATCGAAGCCCTGGAGGCCGAGCAGAGCCAGTTGGTTCAAGTCATGGCCGCGCCGGCGATCTACCAGGGAGGCGGTGACGCGGTGGTGCAGACCACTGCCCGGCTGGCGGCATTGGAGCAGGAACTGGCCGAGGCGTATGCGCGTTGGGAAGCGCTGGATGGGTAA
- the dnaJ gene encoding molecular chaperone DnaJ has translation MSTKRDYYEVLGIERNAGEDDIRKAYRKLARQYHPDVNKAADAESRFKEVNEAYEVLSDHEKRAGYDRYGHAGAQGGAGGFGAGGFGDFGSIFDEFFGGFGARSNTRSRMAPRRGADLRVDVTLAFEEAVRGLAKELQITRLEPCTRCQGSGAEPGTSPLRCPQCNGAGEVQRRQQSVFGTIVTSTTCPRCSGAGEIVTTPCTECRGAKSTRMTRILQVDIPAGVDDNTQIRLTNEGEPGFRGGPPGNLFVVLHVQPHPLFERREYDLYLNLPINFAQASLGAEVEVPTLDGVVKLTVPAGTQHGHTFRMRGKGVPHIRQNNRGDQYVTVQVVMPQKLTERQRQLLRELGETLGTPDVNKPPRGTFDKLVDAITEAFKPSN, from the coding sequence ATGAGTACAAAACGCGATTATTACGAGGTGTTGGGAATCGAGCGCAATGCCGGCGAAGATGACATCCGCAAGGCGTACCGCAAGTTGGCGCGGCAGTATCATCCTGACGTGAACAAGGCGGCGGATGCCGAGTCCAGGTTCAAGGAAGTCAACGAAGCGTACGAGGTGCTGAGCGACCACGAGAAACGTGCGGGGTATGATCGTTACGGTCATGCCGGGGCGCAGGGCGGCGCGGGTGGGTTCGGCGCCGGTGGCTTTGGCGACTTCGGTTCGATTTTCGATGAGTTTTTTGGCGGCTTCGGCGCGCGCAGCAATACGCGCAGCCGCATGGCCCCGCGCCGCGGCGCCGACCTGCGCGTGGATGTCACCCTGGCGTTCGAAGAGGCGGTGCGCGGCCTGGCCAAGGAACTGCAAATTACCCGCCTGGAGCCGTGTACGCGCTGCCAGGGCAGCGGCGCGGAGCCGGGCACATCACCGCTGCGCTGTCCACAGTGCAACGGCGCCGGCGAGGTACAGCGGCGCCAGCAGAGCGTCTTTGGGACGATTGTCACCAGCACCACCTGCCCGCGCTGCAGTGGCGCAGGCGAGATCGTCACCACGCCCTGCACCGAGTGCCGCGGGGCCAAGTCCACGCGCATGACGCGTATCCTGCAAGTGGACATCCCGGCCGGCGTGGATGACAACACCCAGATTCGCCTGACCAATGAAGGTGAGCCGGGCTTCCGCGGCGGCCCACCCGGCAATCTGTTTGTGGTGCTGCACGTGCAGCCGCACCCGCTGTTCGAGCGCCGCGAGTATGATCTTTACCTCAACCTGCCGATCAATTTTGCCCAGGCGTCGCTGGGCGCGGAGGTTGAGGTGCCCACATTGGACGGCGTGGTCAAGCTGACCGTTCCGGCCGGTACTCAGCACGGGCACACCTTCCGCATGCGGGGCAAGGGCGTGCCGCACATCCGCCAGAACAACCGCGGGGATCAATATGTGACGGTGCAGGTGGTGATGCCGCAGAAGTTGACCGAGCGCCAGCGCCAGTTATTGCGCGAGTTGGGTGAAACCCTGGGCACCCCTGATGTCAACAAACCCCCACGCGGAACCTTCGATAAACTGGTGGATGCCATTACCGAGGCGTTCAAGCCGTCCAATTGA